One window of the Alphaproteobacteria bacterium genome contains the following:
- the glxR gene encoding 2-hydroxy-3-oxopropionate reductase has translation MAKVGFIGLGIMGAPMAEHLLAAGNELFVHSRSAPPQGLIDAGAVACANGKAVAEQADIIITMVPDTPHVADVLFGDGGVAEGLSPGKTVVDMSSISPIETKDFARRINEAGCDYLDAPVSGGEVGAKAATLTIMIGGPEDAFNKVKPLFDAMGKNVTLVGGNGDGQTTKVANQIIVALTIEAVGEALLFASKAGAHPAKVRGALMGGFASSKILEIHGERMVKRTFDPGFRIELHQKDLNLALSGARALGVALPNTATCQELFNGCVANGGAAWDHSAMVKALELLAAHEIGQGTDGAAG, from the coding sequence ATGGCAAAGGTAGGGTTTATCGGACTCGGTATCATGGGCGCGCCGATGGCGGAGCATCTTCTGGCCGCCGGCAATGAGCTGTTCGTTCATAGCCGTTCCGCGCCGCCGCAGGGGTTGATCGACGCCGGCGCGGTGGCGTGCGCGAACGGCAAGGCAGTAGCGGAACAGGCCGACATTATCATCACCATGGTTCCCGATACCCCGCATGTCGCAGATGTACTGTTCGGCGACGGCGGTGTTGCCGAAGGCTTGAGCCCGGGGAAGACGGTCGTCGATATGAGCTCGATCTCGCCAATCGAAACCAAGGATTTCGCACGCCGCATCAACGAGGCCGGGTGCGACTATCTGGATGCGCCGGTTTCCGGCGGCGAGGTCGGCGCCAAGGCGGCGACCCTGACGATCATGATCGGTGGGCCCGAAGATGCCTTCAACAAGGTCAAGCCGCTGTTCGACGCGATGGGCAAGAATGTGACCCTGGTCGGCGGCAACGGCGACGGTCAGACGACCAAGGTCGCCAACCAGATCATCGTCGCCTTGACCATCGAGGCGGTCGGCGAGGCGTTGCTGTTCGCATCGAAGGCTGGCGCCCACCCCGCCAAGGTGCGTGGCGCGCTGATGGGCGGGTTTGCGTCGTCGAAGATTCTCGAAATCCATGGCGAGCGCATGGTCAAGCGCACCTTCGATCCCGGGTTCCGCATCGAGTTGCACCAGAAAGATTTGAACTTGGCCTTGAGCGGCGCCCGCGCCCTCGGCGTCGCGTTGCCGAATACCGCGACCTGCCAGGAACTCTTCAATGGCTGCGTCGCCAACGGCGGCGCGGCGTGGGATCATTCGGCCATGGTCAAGGCGCTGGAACTGTTGGCCGCCCATGAAATCGGCCAGGGCACGGATGGCGCCGCGGGATGA
- a CDS encoding MFS transporter: MADLRSPPPTPADRHDRAPAVDIGRRPIGTEEDSIHQTFDEAGSQPATGATIAGGIALINSIANLAGFGAPWALGAIRDATGELSIGLFGIAAIEAMTLVLILVFIRKRKKPA; this comes from the coding sequence GTGGCGGATTTGCGGAGCCCGCCGCCGACACCGGCTGACCGCCATGACCGGGCCCCGGCCGTCGACATTGGGCGGCGCCCAATCGGTACCGAGGAGGACAGCATCCATCAGACATTCGACGAAGCCGGGTCCCAGCCCGCTACGGGTGCGACGATCGCCGGCGGCATTGCCTTGATCAATTCGATCGCCAATCTGGCCGGGTTCGGCGCGCCCTGGGCGTTGGGCGCGATCCGCGACGCGACCGGCGAGCTGTCGATCGGGTTATTCGGGATCGCCGCCATCGAGGCCATGACTCTGGTGCTGATTTTGGTCTTTATCCGGAAGCGCAAGAAGCCAGCCTGA
- the aceE gene encoding pyruvate dehydrogenase (acetyl-transferring), homodimeric type, which produces MPRPQDDHDIDPIETREWLDSIESVIDAEGPDRAHFLLEKTMARARAAGANLPYRPTTAYLNTIPREQEARIPGDPGLDWRIRAITRWNAMAMVLRANRITSELGGHIASFASSATLYDTGLNYFWRARNDDHGGDLVYYQGHAVPGIYARAYLEGRLTEEQLLKFRQEVDGGGLSSYPHPWLMPDFWQFPTVSMGLGPLMAIYQARFMKYLHNRGLIDMKDRKVWAFLGDGEMDEPESLGAISLAAREDLDNLVFVINCNLQRLDGPVRGNGKIIQELEGEFRGAGWNVIKVIWGANWDPLLARDETGLLRRRMEECVDGEYQAFKAKGGAYTREHFFGKYPELKEMVATMSDEDIWRLNRGGHDPHKVYAAYAAAVAHSGQPTVILAKTIKGYGMGIAGEGQNITHQQKKMGEEALTAFRDRFNIPVPDDELENAPFIDFPEDSAEAKYLKERRAALGGATPARHHDVPALPIPDLKAFDAQLKDSGEREISTTMALVRILNTLCRDKAIGKYVVPIVPDESRTFGMEGMFRQLGIYSPAGQLYRPEDADQLMFYKEDSKGQVLQEGINEAGAMSSWIAAATSYANHGVPMIPFFILYSMFGFQRVGDLCWASGDIRARGFIVGGTAGRTTLAGEGLQHQDGHSHILAGTVPNCISYDPTFAYELAVIIQDGLRRMFVDRESVYFYVTVMNENYVHPAMPAGAEDGIRKGLYLFREAGGRAKKKRVQLLGSGTILREAIAAAELLEQDFGVAADIWSAPSLNEAAREGHDCLRWNRLHPEQQPKTSYVEQCLRERSGPIIAATDYMKNYAEQIRAFVPRSYHVLGTDGFGRSDTRRQLRRHFEVDRFHIVAMALKALADEGTIPTSEVTKAITAYEIDSERPDPRLA; this is translated from the coding sequence ATGCCACGACCCCAGGACGACCACGATATCGATCCCATCGAGACGCGCGAATGGCTGGATTCGATCGAATCTGTCATCGATGCCGAAGGGCCCGATCGCGCGCATTTTCTGCTCGAGAAAACGATGGCCCGCGCCCGCGCCGCCGGGGCCAACCTTCCCTACCGCCCGACCACGGCCTATCTCAACACGATCCCGCGCGAGCAGGAGGCCCGAATTCCCGGGGATCCCGGTCTCGATTGGCGTATCCGTGCGATCACGCGGTGGAATGCGATGGCGATGGTGCTGCGGGCCAACCGCATCACAAGCGAGCTCGGTGGACACATCGCCAGCTTCGCCTCGTCGGCGACACTCTATGACACCGGGCTCAATTATTTCTGGCGCGCGCGCAACGACGATCACGGCGGCGACCTCGTCTATTATCAGGGCCATGCGGTGCCCGGGATCTATGCCCGCGCCTACCTCGAAGGCCGCCTGACCGAAGAGCAGTTGCTCAAATTCCGCCAGGAGGTCGACGGCGGTGGGCTGTCATCCTACCCCCATCCTTGGCTGATGCCCGATTTTTGGCAGTTCCCGACGGTATCCATGGGGCTCGGGCCGCTGATGGCGATCTACCAGGCGCGGTTCATGAAGTACCTCCACAATCGCGGCCTGATCGACATGAAGGACCGCAAGGTCTGGGCGTTCCTCGGCGACGGCGAAATGGACGAACCGGAATCCCTGGGCGCGATCAGCCTGGCCGCGCGTGAAGACCTCGATAACCTGGTTTTCGTCATCAACTGCAACCTGCAGCGCCTCGACGGGCCGGTGCGCGGCAACGGCAAGATCATCCAAGAGCTGGAGGGCGAGTTCCGCGGCGCCGGCTGGAACGTCATCAAGGTAATATGGGGGGCAAATTGGGATCCCTTGCTGGCGCGCGACGAGACCGGTCTGTTGCGCCGGCGGATGGAGGAATGCGTCGATGGCGAGTACCAAGCCTTCAAGGCGAAGGGCGGCGCCTATACGCGCGAGCATTTCTTCGGCAAGTATCCCGAGTTGAAGGAAATGGTCGCGACCATGTCGGACGAGGATATCTGGCGCCTCAACCGTGGCGGTCACGACCCGCACAAGGTCTATGCCGCCTACGCCGCCGCCGTTGCCCACAGCGGTCAGCCGACGGTGATCCTGGCCAAGACGATCAAGGGCTACGGCATGGGCATCGCCGGCGAGGGGCAGAACATCACCCACCAGCAGAAAAAGATGGGCGAGGAAGCACTGACCGCGTTCCGCGACCGCTTCAATATTCCCGTCCCCGACGACGAGCTGGAAAACGCACCGTTCATCGATTTTCCCGAGGACAGCGCCGAGGCCAAGTACCTCAAGGAACGGCGCGCCGCGCTCGGCGGCGCGACGCCGGCCCGGCACCACGACGTACCGGCCTTGCCCATACCCGATCTCAAGGCGTTCGACGCACAGCTCAAAGACAGTGGCGAGCGAGAAATTTCGACGACGATGGCGCTCGTCCGCATCCTCAACACGTTGTGCCGTGACAAGGCGATCGGCAAATATGTGGTCCCGATCGTGCCCGACGAAAGCCGTACTTTCGGCATGGAGGGTATGTTCCGCCAGCTCGGCATCTATTCGCCGGCGGGCCAGCTCTACCGGCCCGAGGACGCCGACCAGCTGATGTTCTACAAGGAGGACAGCAAGGGCCAGGTCTTGCAGGAGGGCATCAACGAGGCCGGCGCGATGTCGTCGTGGATCGCGGCCGCCACTTCCTACGCCAATCACGGTGTGCCGATGATTCCGTTCTTTATTCTGTATTCGATGTTCGGCTTCCAGCGCGTCGGCGATTTGTGCTGGGCGTCGGGCGATATCCGCGCTCGCGGCTTCATCGTCGGCGGCACCGCGGGGCGGACCACACTCGCCGGCGAGGGGCTTCAGCACCAGGACGGCCACAGCCATATCCTGGCGGGGACGGTGCCCAATTGCATCTCCTACGACCCGACCTTCGCCTACGAGCTCGCGGTCATCATCCAGGACGGGCTGCGGCGTATGTTCGTCGATCGCGAGAGCGTCTATTTCTACGTCACCGTGATGAATGAGAACTATGTCCATCCGGCCATGCCGGCGGGCGCCGAGGACGGCATCCGCAAGGGGCTCTACCTGTTCCGCGAAGCCGGCGGGCGGGCGAAAAAAAAGCGCGTCCAACTGCTCGGCAGCGGCACCATACTGCGCGAAGCGATCGCGGCGGCCGAACTGTTGGAACAGGATTTCGGCGTTGCCGCCGATATCTGGAGTGCGCCCAGCCTCAACGAAGCGGCACGCGAAGGCCATGATTGTCTGCGCTGGAACCGACTCCACCCGGAACAGCAGCCGAAGACGAGTTACGTCGAACAATGCCTGCGTGAGCGGTCCGGCCCGATAATCGCGGCGACCGACTACATGAAGAACTACGCCGAACAAATTCGCGCCTTCGTGCCGCGGTCCTATCACGTCCTCGGCACCGACGGCTTCGGCCGCTCGGACACGCGGCGGCAATTGCGCAGGCATTTCGAGGTCGACCGCTTTCACATCGTGGCGATGGCATTGAAGGCGTTGGCCGACGAAGGAACGATCCCGACGTCGGAGGTGACCAAAGCGATCACGGCGTATGAAATCGATTCCGAAAGGCCCGATCCACGCCTGGCCTAA
- the glcF gene encoding glycolate oxidase subunit GlcF — protein sequence MQTNFSIAQLANPDIEEAERILRACVHCGFCTATCPTYVLLSDELDSPRGRIYLIKDMLENGKAASGHVVKHIDRCLSCLSCMTTCPSGVHYMHLVDHARAHIAETFTRPAPERWLRRILQIVLPNPMLFRLSLLGAWFVRRAARLFPGRLKAIVGMAPARIASPSPVDRPQIIPAEGDRRARVAILSGCAQQVLAPQINEATVRLLARHGVEVIIAKGAGCCGALVHHMGEEASALAAAKANIAAWTAELEGDGLDAVVINASGCGTTVKDYGYMLRHDDDWAERAARISAITRDVTEFMATLELMPPVRRTNAAVAYHSACSMQHGQQIRLPPKQLLAGAGFTVNDVPESHLCCGSAGTYNLMQPRIAARLRDRKVANIERTRPNVIATGNIGCMMQIAGGTDIPIVHTIALLDWATGGPAPVDALGRTVEMSALPN from the coding sequence ATGCAAACCAATTTCTCAATTGCCCAATTGGCCAACCCCGATATCGAGGAAGCGGAGCGCATTCTTCGCGCCTGTGTCCATTGCGGGTTCTGCACTGCGACTTGCCCGACTTACGTGTTGCTCAGCGACGAATTGGACAGCCCGCGAGGCCGCATCTATCTGATCAAGGACATGCTGGAGAACGGCAAGGCGGCCAGCGGCCATGTGGTCAAGCATATCGATCGCTGCCTTTCCTGCCTGTCCTGCATGACGACCTGCCCATCCGGCGTCCACTACATGCATCTCGTCGATCATGCGCGCGCGCACATCGCGGAGACATTTACGCGGCCGGCGCCTGAGCGCTGGCTGCGCCGCATCCTGCAGATCGTTCTGCCCAACCCGATGTTGTTTCGCCTGTCGTTGCTCGGTGCGTGGTTCGTACGGCGGGCAGCGCGCTTGTTCCCGGGACGGCTCAAGGCCATCGTCGGCATGGCGCCGGCACGAATCGCCAGTCCGAGCCCGGTCGACCGGCCGCAGATCATTCCCGCCGAGGGCGACCGCCGGGCCCGCGTCGCCATTCTGTCGGGCTGTGCCCAGCAGGTGCTGGCCCCGCAGATCAACGAGGCGACCGTGCGCCTGCTGGCCCGCCACGGGGTCGAGGTGATCATCGCCAAGGGTGCCGGATGTTGTGGCGCTCTGGTCCATCACATGGGCGAGGAGGCGTCCGCCCTGGCGGCGGCGAAGGCCAACATCGCGGCGTGGACCGCCGAACTCGAAGGCGACGGTCTGGACGCGGTGGTCATAAATGCCTCGGGCTGCGGCACCACGGTCAAGGATTACGGCTACATGCTGCGCCACGACGACGACTGGGCCGAGCGGGCCGCGCGCATCTCCGCGATCACCAGGGATGTTACCGAATTCATGGCCACGCTCGAGCTCATGCCGCCGGTGCGGCGGACAAATGCCGCGGTCGCCTATCACTCGGCCTGCTCGATGCAGCACGGTCAACAAATTCGATTACCTCCCAAGCAACTGCTCGCCGGGGCGGGGTTCACCGTCAACGACGTACCGGAAAGCCATCTCTGTTGCGGCTCCGCCGGAACATACAACCTCATGCAACCGCGGATCGCGGCGCGGCTCAGGGACCGCAAGGTCGCCAATATCGAGCGCACCAGGCCCAACGTTATCGCCACCGGCAATATAGGATGTATGATGCAGATCGCCGGCGGGACCGATATTCCAATCGTACACACGATCGCCCTTCTCGACTGGGCGACCGGCGGGCCGGCACCTGTCGACGCCTTGGGCAGGACGGTCGAGATGAGCGCGCTTCCGAACTAG
- a CDS encoding helix-turn-helix domain-containing protein, translating into MVARNQSGAARKRRAAKPENDRAAGQVQSVSRALRILGRLAEHEFGLSLSDLAQSVGLAQSTTHRLLTTLQAERYVRFDSARSVWTVGVQSFIVGNSFIRSRNLVAIAYPVMQELMEQAGETANLAVENDGIAVYLAQIECAQVMRAFVVPGSQAPLHCSGVGKALLAAQAEATVAKMVRKRGLLKLTPNTITSPAVLRDELIECRRKGYAYDDEEQAIGLRCVASVIYDEYTRPLAALSVSGPKARIDDERLPVIGTTVKAMAGRITTEMGGRPPD; encoded by the coding sequence ATGGTCGCAAGAAATCAATCGGGCGCCGCCAGGAAGCGACGCGCCGCCAAACCGGAGAACGATCGCGCCGCCGGTCAGGTGCAGTCGGTGTCACGGGCGCTGCGGATATTGGGCCGCCTGGCCGAGCATGAATTCGGCCTCAGTCTCTCCGATCTTGCCCAAAGCGTCGGTCTCGCCCAATCGACGACGCACCGGCTGCTAACCACACTGCAGGCCGAGCGCTATGTGCGTTTCGATTCCGCCCGCAGCGTGTGGACCGTCGGCGTGCAGTCCTTCATCGTCGGCAACTCATTCATCCGGTCGCGGAATTTGGTCGCGATCGCCTATCCGGTGATGCAGGAATTGATGGAGCAGGCCGGGGAAACCGCGAACCTGGCGGTCGAGAACGACGGCATCGCGGTCTATCTGGCCCAGATCGAATGCGCCCAGGTTATGCGGGCCTTCGTCGTACCCGGATCGCAGGCGCCGCTTCATTGCTCGGGCGTCGGCAAGGCGCTGCTTGCGGCGCAGGCAGAGGCGACCGTCGCCAAGATGGTGCGCAAGCGCGGTTTGCTGAAGCTGACCCCCAACACGATCACCTCGCCGGCGGTGCTGCGCGACGAGCTCATCGAATGCCGCCGCAAGGGTTATGCCTACGACGACGAAGAGCAGGCGATCGGCCTGCGCTGCGTGGCCTCGGTCATCTACGATGAATACACTCGCCCGCTGGCGGCGTTGTCGGTGTCTGGCCCCAAGGCGCGGATCGACGATGAGCGGTTGCCGGTGATTGGAACTACGGTCAAGGCCATGGCCGGCCGTATTACCACTGAAATGGGCGGCCGCCCGCCCGACTAG
- the hyi gene encoding hydroxypyruvate isomerase, with protein sequence MPKLAANLTMMFNEVDFLDRFQAAAEAGFKGVEYLFPYDFDKAELARRLHDNNLVQVLHNLPAGDWGAGERGIGCLPDRVGEFQDGVGTAIDYARALDCPRINCLAGIAPDGVDPDRLSSTLVDNLRFAAGKLADAGIKLLIEPINTRDIPGFFLSGTAQGCAIIDAVGSDNLWLQYDIYHMQIMEGDLAPTIEANLARIDHLQLADNPGRHEPGTGEINYPFLFGFIDGLGYDGWIGCEYKPATTTVEGLSWAAPYLSGTA encoded by the coding sequence ATGCCCAAGCTTGCCGCCAACCTGACGATGATGTTCAACGAGGTCGACTTTCTCGATCGCTTCCAGGCCGCCGCCGAGGCCGGCTTCAAGGGTGTCGAGTACCTGTTCCCCTATGATTTCGACAAGGCCGAACTGGCCCGACGCCTGCACGACAACAATTTGGTTCAGGTCCTGCACAATCTGCCGGCCGGAGATTGGGGTGCCGGCGAACGCGGAATCGGCTGTCTCCCCGACCGGGTCGGCGAGTTTCAGGACGGGGTCGGCACCGCCATCGACTACGCCCGCGCGCTCGATTGCCCTCGGATCAACTGTTTGGCCGGGATCGCACCCGATGGTGTCGATCCGGACCGGCTCTCCTCGACTTTGGTCGACAATCTACGCTTTGCCGCCGGCAAGCTCGCGGACGCCGGCATCAAACTGCTCATCGAGCCGATCAACACGCGCGATATTCCAGGCTTCTTCCTCTCCGGCACGGCGCAGGGCTGCGCCATCATCGATGCGGTCGGTTCGGACAATCTCTGGCTGCAATACGACATCTACCACATGCAGATCATGGAGGGCGACCTGGCGCCGACCATCGAGGCCAACCTGGCCCGCATCGACCATCTCCAGCTCGCCGACAATCCGGGACGACATGAGCCGGGGACTGGCGAGATCAACTATCCGTTCCTGTTCGGCTTCATCGATGGGCTCGGCTATGACGGTTGGATCGGCTGCGAATACAAGCCCGCGACAACGACGGTCGAGGGCCTGTCGTGGGCCGCTCCATACCTCTCGGGCACGGCTTAA
- the uraD gene encoding 2-oxo-4-hydroxy-4-carboxy-5-ureidoimidazoline decarboxylase — translation MDQTAFVDLLGGVFEHSPWVAREAWQARPFSSTDDLHRAMTGVVEAADRDKQLALLCSHPELSGKEADAGALTSYSEDEQSGVGLNALSSEEAARIRRLNAEYREKFGFPFIIAVRNHTKGSIFNELEQRLGNEPETELTNDLKQVFAITRLRLEDIVPDRGGFAEPAADTG, via the coding sequence ATGGACCAGACGGCTTTCGTCGACTTGCTCGGCGGCGTTTTCGAACATTCGCCCTGGGTCGCCCGCGAGGCTTGGCAGGCGCGGCCCTTCTCCTCCACCGACGACCTTCATCGTGCCATGACCGGCGTAGTCGAAGCCGCGGATCGCGACAAGCAACTGGCATTGCTGTGCAGCCATCCGGAGCTTTCGGGCAAGGAAGCGGATGCCGGCGCGCTGACGTCCTATTCGGAAGACGAGCAATCGGGCGTCGGCCTCAATGCTCTGTCGTCTGAGGAAGCCGCCCGCATCAGACGGCTCAACGCGGAGTATCGAGAGAAGTTCGGTTTTCCGTTTATCATCGCGGTTCGAAATCACACCAAGGGTTCGATTTTCAATGAACTCGAGCAGCGCTTGGGTAACGAACCTGAGACCGAACTCACCAATGATCTGAAGCAGGTATTCGCGATCACCCGATTGCGACTCGAGGACATCGTTCCGGACCGTGGCGGATTTGCGGAGCCCGCCGCCGACACCGGCTGA
- the gcl gene encoding glyoxylate carboligase: MARMNAAEAAIRVLEREGATVAFGVPGAAINPLYAAMRRRQTIDHVLARHVEGASHMAEGYTRAKPGNIGVCIGTSGPAGTDMITGLYSASADSVPILCVTGQAPRAKLAKEDFQAVDIESIAKPVTKWAITVQEPALVPRVFQQAFHVMRSGRPGPVLIDLPIDVQMAEIEFDDETYEPLPVYKPTASRRQIEKAMTMLNDSERPLIVSGGGIINADASDLLVEFAEITGVPVVPTLMGWGTIPDDHPLMVGMVGLQTSHRYGNATFLKSDFVLGIGNRWANRHTGSVETYTKGRTFVHVDIEPTQIGRVFMSDYGIVSDAKAALELFVEVAKEWRAAGKLKDRSAWAAEGEHRKLNMLRKTHFDNVPLKPQRVYQEINEAFGRDVCYVTTIGLSQIAAAQFLHVYNPRNWINAGQAGPLGWTLPAALGVRKACPDREIVALSGDYDFQFMIEELAVGAQFKLPYLHIVVNNSYLGLIRQAQRGFEMDYNVQLSFENINAPDLQDYGVDHVAVAEGLGCKAIRVKSPNEFKEAFDRAAQLMAEHRVPVVLEFILERVTNISMGTEVDGVNEFEEILCLDPSLTIDDVSGSVLNTGDDDGAAPGR; this comes from the coding sequence ATGGCAAGAATGAACGCGGCGGAAGCGGCAATCCGCGTATTGGAGCGGGAAGGCGCGACGGTCGCCTTCGGCGTCCCCGGCGCGGCCATCAACCCGCTCTACGCGGCGATGCGACGTCGGCAGACGATCGACCATGTTCTGGCTCGGCATGTCGAAGGCGCCTCCCACATGGCCGAGGGCTATACCCGCGCCAAGCCGGGCAATATCGGCGTCTGTATCGGCACGTCCGGCCCCGCCGGCACCGATATGATCACCGGGCTCTATTCGGCGAGCGCCGATTCGGTCCCGATCCTCTGCGTCACCGGGCAGGCGCCCCGGGCCAAGCTGGCCAAGGAGGATTTCCAGGCCGTCGATATCGAATCGATCGCCAAACCGGTAACCAAATGGGCGATCACGGTGCAGGAACCGGCGCTGGTGCCGCGGGTCTTTCAGCAGGCCTTTCACGTCATGCGGTCGGGCCGCCCGGGTCCGGTGCTGATCGATCTGCCGATCGATGTCCAGATGGCCGAGATCGAGTTCGACGACGAGACCTACGAACCGCTGCCGGTTTACAAACCGACGGCGAGCCGCCGGCAGATCGAGAAGGCAATGACGATGCTCAACGATTCCGAGCGTCCGTTGATCGTATCCGGGGGCGGCATCATCAATGCCGACGCGTCCGACTTGCTGGTCGAATTCGCCGAGATCACCGGTGTCCCCGTGGTTCCGACCCTGATGGGTTGGGGCACGATCCCCGACGACCATCCGCTGATGGTGGGGATGGTTGGGTTGCAGACCAGCCACCGCTACGGCAACGCCACTTTTCTTAAATCCGATTTCGTCCTCGGCATCGGCAACCGCTGGGCCAACCGCCACACCGGCTCGGTCGAAACCTATACCAAGGGGCGGACCTTCGTTCACGTCGATATCGAGCCGACCCAGATCGGCCGCGTCTTCATGTCCGACTACGGCATCGTATCCGACGCCAAGGCGGCGCTCGAGCTGTTCGTCGAAGTGGCCAAGGAATGGCGCGCGGCGGGCAAGCTGAAGGACCGCAGCGCATGGGCCGCCGAGGGCGAACACCGCAAGCTCAACATGCTGCGCAAGACCCACTTCGACAACGTGCCGCTCAAGCCGCAGCGCGTCTATCAGGAAATCAACGAAGCCTTCGGGCGCGACGTCTGCTACGTCACGACCATCGGTCTGTCGCAGATCGCGGCGGCCCAATTCCTCCACGTCTACAACCCGCGCAACTGGATCAACGCCGGCCAGGCTGGCCCCTTGGGCTGGACCCTGCCGGCCGCGCTCGGCGTGCGCAAGGCCTGCCCCGACCGTGAGATCGTCGCCCTTTCCGGCGATTACGATTTTCAATTCATGATCGAGGAATTGGCGGTCGGTGCTCAGTTCAAGCTGCCCTACCTGCATATCGTCGTGAACAATTCCTATCTCGGCCTGATCCGCCAGGCTCAGCGCGGTTTCGAGATGGACTACAACGTCCAGCTGTCGTTCGAGAACATCAACGCGCCGGACCTGCAGGATTACGGCGTCGACCACGTGGCGGTCGCCGAAGGGCTGGGCTGCAAGGCGATCCGGGTCAAGAGCCCGAACGAATTCAAGGAGGCCTTCGACCGCGCCGCCCAGCTGATGGCGGAACACCGGGTTCCGGTCGTGCTCGAGTTCATTCTCGAGCGGGTCACCAATATCTCGATGGGGACCGAAGTCGACGGCGTCAATGAGTTCGAGGAGATCCTGTGCCTCGATCCGTCGCTGACGATCGATGACGTCTCGGGATCCGTTCTCAATACCGGCGACGACGACGGAGCGGCGCCGGGACGATGA
- a CDS encoding glycerate kinase, giving the protein MVNPTHKSQREFLHFLLDRALATADPARCVPPYLPEPGPGRTVVVGAGKAAAAMARAVEDNWDGPLEGLVTTRYGHTVPCDRIEVVEAAHPVPDAAGRDAARRILELVGGLTANDLALCLISGGGSSLLSLPAPPLDLEDKQDVNRALLKSGATIHEMNTVRKHLSAIKGGRLAAAAAPARVVTLTISDVPGDDPSVIASGPTVPDVTTSADAIEILEKYGIDVPGRVAALLRSADSETPKPGDPGLAGSEIHMIATPQAMLEEAASAVEAAGLTAAILSDRIEGETRDVAAVHAAIARQVAAHGQPVAPPAVLLSGGETTVTVRGDGRGGPNAEFLLALAIALDGLGGVYALACDTDGIDGTEDNAGAFVAPDTLARARVAGLDRRDYLGRNDGYAFFEALGDLIKTGPTLTNVNDFRAILIEARYDA; this is encoded by the coding sequence ATGGTAAATCCCACGCACAAATCCCAACGTGAGTTCCTCCACTTCCTGCTCGATCGCGCGCTTGCGACCGCGGACCCGGCGCGTTGCGTGCCGCCCTATCTGCCCGAGCCGGGGCCCGGCCGAACCGTCGTCGTCGGTGCCGGCAAGGCGGCGGCGGCGATGGCACGCGCGGTCGAGGACAACTGGGACGGTCCGCTCGAAGGGTTGGTCACCACGCGCTATGGACACACGGTGCCATGCGACCGCATCGAAGTGGTCGAGGCCGCGCACCCGGTACCGGACGCTGCCGGCCGCGATGCCGCGCGGCGCATCCTCGAACTGGTCGGCGGCCTGACAGCGAACGATCTCGCGCTCTGTCTGATCTCGGGCGGCGGTTCGTCGCTGCTGTCGTTGCCGGCCCCGCCGCTGGACCTCGAGGATAAGCAGGACGTCAACCGGGCGCTGCTCAAATCCGGCGCCACGATTCACGAAATGAACACCGTCCGCAAGCATCTGTCGGCGATCAAGGGTGGGCGGTTGGCCGCCGCCGCGGCGCCGGCTCGGGTGGTGACGCTGACGATCTCCGACGTTCCCGGCGATGACCCCTCGGTCATCGCGTCGGGCCCGACCGTGCCCGATGTGACCACGTCGGCCGACGCAATCGAGATTCTCGAAAAGTATGGTATCGATGTGCCGGGACGCGTCGCCGCGCTCCTCCGCAGCGCGGACTCGGAAACGCCCAAGCCCGGGGATCCCGGCCTCGCTGGCTCCGAGATCCACATGATCGCGACCCCCCAGGCCATGCTCGAGGAAGCCGCCTCGGCGGTCGAGGCAGCCGGCTTGACGGCGGCCATTCTGAGCGACCGCATCGAGGGCGAGACCCGCGACGTCGCCGCCGTCCATGCCGCGATCGCGCGCCAGGTGGCAGCCCACGGTCAACCGGTGGCGCCACCGGCGGTCCTGTTGTCGGGAGGGGAGACCACGGTCACCGTCCGCGGCGATGGGCGCGGCGGTCCCAACGCCGAATTCCTGCTTGCGCTCGCCATTGCCCTCGACGGCCTGGGCGGGGTCTATGCTTTGGCCTGCGACACCGACGGCATCGACGGCACCGAGGACAACGCCGGCGCCTTCGTCGCGCCGGACACCCTGGCGCGGGCCCGGGTCGCCGGCCTGGACCGGCGGGACTATCTCGGCCGCAACGACGGCTACGCGTTTTTCGAGGCCCTCGGCGATCTGATCAAGACCGGTCCCACGCTCACCAACGTCAACGATTTCCGCGCCATTTTGATCGAAGCGCGGTACGACGCATAG